gccggtcgCTTCGCGAGGTTTTGGTGCGTAGGGGCGAGGGCTTCCGGCCTTCCGCTCGGTTCGCCGCTGGGAGCTGCAGAATTGGGCTTTGGGGCTTCCGCTCGGTTCGCCGCTGGGAGATGCAGAATTGGGCTTTGGGCCTTTCTGTCGTATGGTGGCTGTGctggatttttttcatttttgtatttaaaaaaaattaaaatttcaaaaatatatggcggtttcgaataatttcaaaactatacccctgtcgccccttgcctgggcgacaggccccctgtcgccctcTGGATGGGCGATaggacctaaatataaaaaaaatttacatttaggtcctagcgcccgggacgcattaaacaacaaacttgtaaaatagatataaaatcgtagaaaaattggaaaaatacaaactcagctgttctggattctatgaaacaagatctacaacttttgttatataaagtttttcatttgatcaatgtatcttgctctattttaaatactagtttaatgcacttttatttaaatctcaagatccatcctttggatgcatatcATATTTGGCTAGAGTGTTGCATATAGTAAGCATaagcttgtacaaaattggtaggcccagaaaaaatttctagaataagtttttaaattaaatcttgcaatatgtctagtttaaatgagttatttatccatgctgctatactgagttttagaagccataacttttacagtaccattattttatttcctaagagctacaaaaaaagtttggtaaattttagataagcacaactagaccaaatggtgtacatgcgcaggggaacggggaagtcgtcgtttttcccccgaatcgcgggggtacaatggtcgaatactgtaggaagtacactgtgggcgtggcgtcgggcgtggcagtcgtcctagacatcgtccttggtcttgcggagatcgcaccGGCGTCCTgtcagccccagcaggcggcgtggtcgtcgctgtagggtgtatagtcctccagatgtggcaTGGTGGCGTTCCGCttgccctgcaggtcagggtctcaCATGCCCCAGCGgtagcggggcacgcggcggtcccagACCCCCCTGAACGGAGTGTTGGCGCGCGCACTAGGAGGTCCGAGAGACACATAgagatcccggacccctcgagggggaggtccgggactccggctaCAAATGCTGAGCGTCCCTccttgaggggcacgtggcgacgccggaccccttcccgggAAGGGGGCGGGTTCGGGGGCAcacgtgtggtgaggtggagttcggtgagccggagttggcagaatagtaacggaaacagtgccgagcacgtctcgttGCGGTGCCGTAGCCCGCCGCTGTTCCCGTGGGCTTTGCACGCTCGCCTGCCCGTCGTCGGGGCGGGCTCCTCGtgctggcggcgccgccggccagggCTGGGGCGCTCCCCTACTCGTTGTTGGTGCGGGCTTGCGCTGGCCTCTCCATGGCACTGCTGATCGCCGGCGAGGCCTCTGCGCACGAcgcactcgccgccgccgtggcctctgagtggccgccgccggctaaTTCGGCGCACAGCCGTCGGATTTATCGCGCCGCCGCTCAAATCGACCGTGCTCGAGGCAGGAAGGCATCGCGGGGAGCATAGGATCGCCACGGGAGAAGCGACGGCACTGCAGGGAGCACGAACGGGAAGACACGGCGTGGACGGGAGCGAACTCGTCCAGTCATTTTCGCGGAGCGAGTTGGTGCTGAATATAGAGCGAATATTTGCTTGGAGGAAGCTAGGGGGTGCCAATGGGTGACCCTTAgaggcacctccaaccctctttagttcaaagtaTTGTACTAGTTTTCCAAAATGGAATATCATTTtgaagaaatagtacaaaattttgaactaaagataGTTGGATGTGCCCCTAAGGGTCACCCATTGGCACCCCTAGAAGAATCGCTCCGCTCCTATGCTCGCGAAACAAAGACGGGACGGGACGACTCCATCCTATGATGCTCTTGAACCAAACACACCGTAAGAGCAGAGAGCTTGGTTTGGTGTCCATACAGCCAACCAAATGTGCCCTCAGAGGTGGTTTGACTTCAGTGATTAATTTGGGTTTAGATCTTATCGGATGATTGAATATCAATTACAAAAATTAAATATGAGCTAACTATAAAACTAGTTATATAAGTCGGATCTAGTTCACGAGATGAAtatattaaacctaattaatcatCATTAGTACATATCTAATGTAGGACACCGTGATCACATTATGGACAAGTAGGTTTAATGGATTCGTCCAGCGAATTAGCCTCCATTTATATTTGGTTGGTAACCAAATTTAGGCAAAAAAAATAAACTCCACGTCATTAAAAACTAAAAGTGTGGCAAGATTCCTATAGCTAAGAAATGCAGATTCCAGATTCTTTACCACACTTGGCTAGAATCCGTTTCGGACCAACGGGACGGAAGATCACGGGAGCCGAAACGGCTAGACACTGACACGCGGTCCCACGCGGACGGACACGTCACCGATCCGGGGACTCCCGCTTGGCGGGGGTTTTCCGACGCGAAATCGCCTCCCGCCGCTTCCGGAAGGCGACCCCGCGCGGCCCGCCCACCGCGCGCATCCGCCGTCCGCTCGGACGCATCCGACGGTTCCCGCACCGCGATCCGCGTGATGGCCTCCCATTGGCTGCCGCCCAGGGCCCGCGCCCCTATATATTCCTCCGCCCGCGCACGGCACCTCACCTCCCGTCCCCCGCCTCGCACTGTCGCTCCCAACAACCACTCCTCTCGTTCCGTCCCCAGCCTCCGCCTCGtttcgccgtcgtcgtcgagtGGTAGAGAGAAGAGATGGCGGGCCGTGGCAAGGCGATCGGTGCGGGCGCGGCGAAGAAGGCGACGTCGAGGAGCTCTAAGGCCGGGCTCCAGTTCCCCGTCGGTAGAATCGCCAGGTTCCTCAAGGCCGGCAAGTACGCCGagcgcgtcggcgccggcgcccccgtctacctcgccgccgtcctcgagtACCTCGCTGCTGAGGTAAGAGGAGACTGAATTTCGCGGTTGGAGTCTTCGATTTGGTTTTGAGTAGTAGTTAGTACAAAAATTGGGTGCGGGGTTCTCGTTTCTGTGCTAATTAGGGTTGGTAGCAAAATTGGGCGAGATATTCTGCAATCAGATTGCAACAGTTGGGGCTTAAGGGAAATGATTCAAATTCGAGCGGCGGGTGTAGTTCGATTGGCTAATTTCAGTCGAATCAGTGTGAATTTTGACTAACCGCTCCGATTTCTTCCCCTCTTTTGGCTAGGTTCTTGAGCTGGCCGGAAACGCCGCAAGGGACAACAAGAAGACCCGTATCGTGCCGCGCCACATCCAGCTTGCCGTCCGCAACGACGAGGAGCTCTCGCGCCTCCTGGGCACGGTGACCATCGCTAGCGGTGGTGTCATGCCCAACATCCACAACCTACTGCTCCCCAAgaaggcgggcggcggcagcgccaagGCTGTGGCCGGCGATGAGGACTAGATCCCTGACTGCACCGTCCTTCGGGTGGTCGTGCTTCTTGTGGATGCCGCGTATcacttgtgcttgtgtagtagTGTCTTCTAGACTCGCCTAGTAGGGAGGTTGTATGTGTGTGCCTGTACCGATGCTAAAACTAGTTTACTCTTGGTTCGCTAAGGATTAGTTTTTTCTGTATTTGTTGCCATGTCTCTATAAAAGATCCATCGTTCCGATGACTTGTTAATCAAATCTGTTGTTTATCCTCAATTTGAGTTGGAGGCAACCTCGAATTGTGCATTGCTGCGCAGTAGTGAAACCCAGTTGGTGTTCTGAATGCTACTATGTTGCTATCTGAAGTCAATCTGAGACATGAATTTCAGAAATGTACAGCACACCGGCATTTCATACTTGAAGTGGAGGGGTTTTTCATACTCTTATTTCACCAAAAAAAAGGGGCATTGTTACCACGCAAGATATAGAAGAGATGTCGCTGCTCCCAAAATAAGGGGTATAGTAGCACGCAAGAAATTTTGCGCATCATGAGCAAGGCCTTCCATTATTTGCCCAGGAACAACCAATGTTTGCTACCTCCATTTATCTGTAAGAAAAGAAGCATTTGGGCTAAGGACTGCCATTAGCGTGTAGAAGGCCTGGACTCTGATGTTTAGCAGATAACTACAACCAGTCGTATAATGCAGCTAAACAGAATTTAAAGTATATGATATATGCAGAAACAGTCACAACAAAGACTCAATTTCATCTGTGTGATATACTATCGTATAAGAAAGGCTTCATCTATCTGAGAGACGAAATAATGCTGCAGTAAAGTGGGTGCAACCTATCTGGATCGACAAGGAATCTGACTGAACACAACCATTTtgctaataataaattaatggACTTTTAACTTCACAATTATAGTTCGTCTTCTGAAAAAATCCAAATCTATGAAAGGTGTGTTTATTGGTAGTTTTTTTATTAGAGTTCTTCAAGGGACAAGTTCCCTTGCCCATCATGCCTTGCAACAAGATATAAAAGTTTTACATCATCTTACGTCCATGCAAAACAACACCTAGCAAACCACTCTGCGCAGcaaatcaaaagaaaaacagGTCTGAAACCCCAGCAACAATCAATCTTCCCACAACAACCTAACTATCTATTGTCTTAGAAGCTACATACATCAGCGAAAGAAACAGCACAAACTGGTGGCAGCTTCAAGCACACTAGGCATCCCCCAGTCTCACTGCATATCTGTCCATGTCCATGTACCCATTCTCTGACAGCGTGCCTGTTGAAGAATGAGCCGGCAACTCATAGCCAGTGGGTTGGTTAAGGGAATGGAACCCACCAGAGTTGTAGCAAGTGAgtcttcatatatatagggaatCTGAAAACATTAGATCTTAATTATTAATTTTAGTTATTAACTAGTTTGAAATTGGAAGTTCTACTTAGAATtagtaaaaaaaaaatactagacCAAAGCAGCCCTCCATCGGAGACTGATCAGCAGCAGCTCTGCCATCACCCATTAGGATCCTCTCTGGTCTTGCCACCAGCGCGGAGATCACCTACCAGATGTTTGAGGATGGGAATAACAAGCCGCCACAAGTTTGACAAGCCTCACCGTTCATTGTCCACTACTCCACTGTCCCAAAAAAAATGCATTAGAAAACCATGGCAATTCCACTATGCTGCTGCTGGTCCGACATGGCTACTGCAAGATATGGTGCATTGGTCAAGCGTTACTATTTGTCCATTGTCAGGCAATGTGATTGGGATCAATGGATCATCATGTAAATTGAAAACCTCCACTTTTTTTTTAACTGAAAGCAACATCATGGTAGAATACTTGTTACATTGATAAAAAGACACCATAATAGGAATAAATAGAAAGGCAAGTATCATTTACTAAGACCTAGAAACTACACGATTTGTCAAGGACATATCATCATTTCACTCAATCTGAGAATATAGGTGGAAATATTATCTATAAGCTTATCAACTACGATTATTGATCAGATTATCTACTAAAGTAACTACTCTGAAaacattttatatttttatccaTGGGAGAAATTGAATAAGAATATGATAAATCTAAGGAGCTTCGTGAAATTCAGATCTCACCTCACCCTCAACACGAACAAGGCCTACGCTTAGCAGAAGTCAATCACTGTTCTGAAGTAGCAAACAGTCAAAGACCTACAACTCAAGATTTAGCGAAAGGGGCAATCAAAGTCGACATCTACAAAGACGGCCTGCccaagcagaactcacagcttCAAAGTATGAGTAACAAAAAGAAATACAACTGTTAATATTATTTACCTCTGTAGTATGCACATCAATAGCCTGCATGACAAGTGCTTCACTCAAACTGCAATGCACAGAAACCTAATTTAGCTCATGGCAACACGACATTATTTTCTCGGTTACTAATGCTATAAAGAATTAGTGACAATTTGAATTCTCTCCTCTATTTATTACAGTAGCTTGAATCTAGTTGTAAGTGGTACATCCATATATCAAGAAAATAATTTCAGGTTTAGATCAGAGAGCCCTCTTTGCTAGTATGGTTTTGAGACAGCCAGAATAACAGATCTGCTTTTCTTTTGCAATCTATGACTTCAAGCATAATAGTCTAGAGGTAAAGGTTACAGGTATAAATTTATCAACCTGGACAATAGGATGATCCTTGAAAAGGTAGCTAACACTGAACCTATTCAAGAATTACGCAACCAGCATGCCATTGCAGAGCATTACCAAAATTACGAACCAAAGTATGAATTGTAAGAGAGAAAAATTCAACACCTCATTACCTTCAAGGCTTCAACCAAACCTGTTGTGCATATACAAGGTAACAAAAACACATAACGAAATTTGGAAGGAAGAAAAAACGACTCAGCActgacatgcatgcatgtaattGGAGTTACATCACAAATCGATCCGGATACCAAGATGGTACCATGCCTTCGCCGCCCACGCGCCGTACCACCCTCTTGTACACCTCCCGCGCCCGGAACGACAACTTgccccacctcctccgccggtcCTCGCCCTCTTGCTTCGACGGCGGCCCGCCAGCGGCCGGCTGCCTCGCGAGGTTTTTGGGATGTAGATCGGATACGCACGGATATTATTGTTATCGTATTtgtttttatatttatattcGAATACGGAGTTGGATATGGATAGTGTTAATTTTTGTCggataagattgtaatagatatcgacatcataaaaatataacttttgaGCATTCGGATATGGATCAGTTACAAATATTGGATACTCAGAATTAGATATGGACAAATAAAACCTCTTCCAAATTAGATCAAATTCGAATACGGTCGGAAAATATCCGGACGACGAGAGAGGCGGTTTCTGCTCCGCTGGGCGCTGGCGTAGGGCTGCAATCTGTTGTGTGGTTGCCGGGCCACTGGCCTGTGCGGGCCTGATTGGTTCCCGCAATTCCTTTTCCCTGTGAATACGTTTTGTAATTTTGGATCCGGTGTAAAATGCGCAACTAAAAGATTCAGAAAAAAGGATGAAATGACTGGAAAAAGCTTTTTCCTTCTAAATGATTattattgaaaaaaaataaatgataaaTCTGCATAGCTTTCCAAAGAAATTAAAACTCAACACGTACAGATGCTATGCAGCCATGACGACCAAAGTGAGTACAATAAGCTTGCCGGATCAGCCTTGCCGTTTTGTATTGTGGTGCTGTTCCCTCTTCAATACGAGTATACGACCAGCATCAAGATGCAAAGTGTCTCGCTCACTTTAGTCTCAGCCGCCCTCTCTTTAGTCTTTAGTCGCAGTCGTCCATGATGACGCCTTATTTGCTCTACTTTGCTTTGCACAAGCAAAATTATCGTTATCTTCTCGTTCAACTTTCACGTCAAATGCACTCACCAAAACATACAGGATCACATTGTCGGTAAAAGATATTACAGCCACAAGTAAGACTATAGATGTGAGAAGAATGCGTGTGTGTACACCACCTTCTCGTTCGGGGGAAAAACGAGAACCTAATACAGTACGCAGGCTTTCCCAAGCAAATTTTCCGGAGAATAAATGGCATGGCTGATGGCTCCcaggcaggggcggagctacgtTGGCTCCGCCGGGTGCCCGGGCACCCACGTCAAAATAGAAACTCAATGTTAATTATCAAATTTCCATCTTATAAATTAGAAAGCTAGCAGCAGAAACATGGACAGGGCTTCAGTCAGGTGTGTTCCAGCCGAGGTTACACGATGCACTGCACTGCCCGCTGGAAGTGGATTGTTTAATGGTACGCCATGGAGGATGTCGGCCGAGCGAGCGTAGCCTCAACGTCTCTCTTCTCGCTCGGCGCGCGGCGGACACCTGGTGCCTTTCCGCAGTGCTCGTGACACGGAATGTGTAAACCAAGGCTGAGGCAGGGATAAAGAACATGAAAAGCAGAGACCGGCTGCATCTCTGTCCCTCTCGCGCACCCCACTCCATTTCACAGGCTCAGCACTGTCGCGCTGCGCCCACCCTGCACGCCAGCATCGCAAGGCACTGGAGGAGAGGAGCAGGAGGACGACGGAGAAGCCGGGCCATGGCGAGAGTGGAAGCCGTGGTCGTCTGCCTCCTGGTCCTcgccatggacgccgccgccggcgtgctcgGGATCCACGCGGAGAAGGCTCAGAGCCAGGCAAGTCGCGTCTCTCTTCTCGGGGTCTTTCTTGAGCGTCTGTGTGTCACTGCGTGTGTACCGGCCTACCCGGGAAGCTGGGGCTTCTTTAGGCTGTGGCCGACTCCGCTCACCTGGCGTGGCGATTCGGATGGCTCATGGTTGCAGGGGCGGCACCTGCGGATCCTGTTCATCGAGTGCCGGCAGCCGGTGCGGCGGGCCTACGAGCTCGGCatcgcggcggccgcggtgctGGCGGCGTCGCACGCCATCGCCAacgccgccggcggctgcgCGTGCTCCTGCTCCGGCGACAAGCTCCGCCGGGCGTCGCCCAACCGCCATATGGCGTCCTTCGCCCTCGTCCTCACATGGTACGTTTGCGCCATCCCCTGCTCCAACAAGTCCAGGAAATCTTGCTCTGGACATGAAAAACCTCGGTTTGCTTTGGTGGCAAGCGATTATATTCTTAATTCTTGCCGTGTCGTTCGGGGTGATGAGCAGGATGGTGCTCGTCGTCGGTGTCGCGCTGCTGGTCCTTGGCGCGCTGCCCAACAGGAAGCACAAGCTCGCGGACTGCGGGGTGGCGCGCCAGCGGTTCCTCTCCATCGGCGGCGTTCTCTGCTTCGCGCACGCGCTCTTCTGCGTCGTCTACTACGCGTCCGCCAgcgccgcggcgcgggaggAACGCCGCGCGGCGCCGCACGTGTAGCTCCGGCCGGCCCTGGTCCGTGGCCGCGTGCGTCGTGCTAATATCTTCTTCCCCGTCGACGGCAT
This portion of the Panicum virgatum strain AP13 chromosome 2N, P.virgatum_v5, whole genome shotgun sequence genome encodes:
- the LOC120661592 gene encoding probable histone H2A.2; the protein is MAGRGKAIGAGAAKKATSRSSKAGLQFPVGRIARFLKAGKYAERVGAGAPVYLAAVLEYLAAEVLELAGNAARDNKKTRIVPRHIQLAVRNDEELSRLLGTVTIASGGVMPNIHNLLLPKKAGGGSAKAVAGDED
- the LOC120661591 gene encoding uncharacterized protein LOC120661591: MKSRDRLHLCPSRAPHSISQAQHCRAAPTLHASIARHWRRGAGGRRRSRAMARVEAVVVCLLVLAMDAAAGVLGIHAEKAQSQGRHLRILFIECRQPVRRAYELGIAAAAVLAASHAIANAAGGCACSCSGDKLRRASPNRHMASFALVLTWMVLVVGVALLVLGALPNRKHKLADCGVARQRFLSIGGVLCFAHALFCVVYYASASAAAREERRAAPHV